The DNA region TCAGAAACAACTATTCCTTCTCTTACTTTTCTTTCGTTTCTCAAGACATTAACCTCCTCTTCCTAAGAATCAATTTATACTATGAATGAGATTATCTTTCATTTAAGATTGTATTTATTCTAGCAATTTCTCTTCTAACTTCTCTGATTTTAGCAGTGTTAGTAAGTTGACCTAATGAAAGTTGGAACTTTAGGTTGAATAACTCTTCCTTAAGCTCTTTACACTTAACAACTAAGTCTTCAGTTGACATTTCTCTTATTTCCTTAGCTCTCATTAGTTTTCACCACCATTCTCTCTTTTTACTATTTTACATCTTACAGGAAGTTTCATAGATGCTTTTCTTAATGCTGCTAAAGCTTTCTCTTCTGTTACTCCAGAAACTTCGAACATTATTCTTCCTGGTAGTACTACTGCTACCCAACCTTCAACGCTTCCTTTACCTTTACCCATTCTCACTCCAGCTGGTCTAGCTGTGATAGGTTTGTCAGGGAATATTCTTATGAAAGTTTTTCCTTCTCTTCTGAATGTTCTGTTGATCGCAACCCTGCACGATTCGATTTGTCTATTTGTTATCCAGTGTGGCTCAAGAGCTTGTAGTCCGTAATCTCCGAATGCTACAGTGTTTCCTCTTTGAGCTGTACCTTTCATTCTACCTCTAAACATTTTTCTATGTTTTGTTCTTTTTGGCATTAACATGACTACGCTTCTCCTCCTTCCCTTTTAGTTGGAAGAACTTCACCATGGAAAACCCATACTTTTATTCCAAGAGCTCCATAAGTTGTGTGAGCTGTTGCTGTTGCATAATCAATATCAGCTCTTAATGTATGTAAAGGAACTTTTCCTTCAACTACCCACTCAGCTCTGGCAATTTCTGCTCCATTTAGTCTTCCTGAAACCATAACTTTGATTCCTTTAGCTCCAGCTCTCATAGCTCTCATTACAGCTTGGCTTACAGCTCTTTTGTATGCTACCCTTTTCTCGATTGAAGTAGCTATATTTTCTGCAACAAGTACAGCATCTTTGTTAAATTCTTTAACTTCTTGTACTTTTACAGTTACTTTCTTTCCAGTTAATTTCTCAAGATTTACTCTTAAGTTATCTATTTCAGCACCTTTTCTTCCGATGATTATTCCCGCTTTAGCTGTGTAAACAAGAACTACTACATTTGAAGGAGAAGTTCTTTCAATTTTTACTTTTGCTATTCCTGCGTGGAAGTAGTTTTTCTTAACATACTCTCTGATTTTTACATCTTCATGGAAGTACTTAGCGTATTCCTTCTTGTCTGCATACCAG from Candidatus Fusobacterium pullicola includes:
- the rpsC gene encoding 30S ribosomal protein S3, coding for MGQKVDPRGLRLGITRSWDSNWYADKKEYAKYFHEDVKIREYVKKNYFHAGIAKVKIERTSPSNVVVLVYTAKAGIIIGRKGAEIDNLRVNLEKLTGKKVTVKVQEVKEFNKDAVLVAENIATSIEKRVAYKRAVSQAVMRAMRAGAKGIKVMVSGRLNGAEIARAEWVVEGKVPLHTLRADIDYATATAHTTYGALGIKVWVFHGEVLPTKREGGEA
- the rpmC gene encoding 50S ribosomal protein L29, which produces MRAKEIREMSTEDLVVKCKELKEELFNLKFQLSLGQLTNTAKIREVRREIARINTILNER
- the rplP gene encoding 50S ribosomal protein L16 gives rise to the protein MLMPKRTKHRKMFRGRMKGTAQRGNTVAFGDYGLQALEPHWITNRQIESCRVAINRTFRREGKTFIRIFPDKPITARPAGVRMGKGKGSVEGWVAVVLPGRIMFEVSGVTEEKALAALRKASMKLPVRCKIVKRENGGEN